The following proteins are encoded in a genomic region of Oreochromis aureus strain Israel breed Guangdong linkage group 8, ZZ_aureus, whole genome shotgun sequence:
- the fscn2b gene encoding fascin-2b, whose amino-acid sequence MPTNGNRPLKLQFGLINHEGRYLTAETFGFKVNASAPSLKKKQIWTLEQDSQDSQVVYLRSHLGRYLASNKDGKVTCEADGHNSDCRFLIVAQSDGRWALQSEQYLRFFGGSRDYLSCFAQVITDAELWAVHLALHPQANLLSVARKRYAHLSMEDGEIAVDLNIPWGVAALLTLVYQEGKYCLKTCDSRFLGNDGKLLMESGRATAYTLELKCGKLAFKDCEGKYLSPMGPTGTLRSGRCSKPGKDELFDLEESHPQVVLTAANGRYVSIRQGVSLAANQEDETDMETFQMEIDKETKKCTFRTSQGNCWALVAHGGVQCTATEVSANTMFSVEWLGHKVALKASNGKYICTKKNGQLVAVSDSIGDDEQFTLKLINRPMLILRGENGFICHHRNSNTLDASRSVYDIFTLQFSNGAYHIKGADGRFWYVNSAGLVCSDGEAPEDFTLELLEHGRLAIRGKNGKYLRGDQGGTLKGDGLSLSNSALWEY is encoded by the exons ATGCCCACAAATGGGAACCGTCCTTTGAAGCTGCAGTTTGGTCTAATCAATCACGAGGGTCGCTACCTTACTGCTGAGACCTTTGGCTTTAAG GTGAATGCATCAGCTCCCAGTCTGAAGAAAAAGCAGATATGGACTCTAGAGCAGGACTCCCAGGACAGCCAGGTGGTCTATTTACGCAGTCACCTGGGACGTTACCTGGCCTCCAACAAGGACGGCAAAGTCACCTGTGAGGCAGATGGCCACAATTCAGACTGCCGCTTCCTCATCGTGGCTCAGTCAGATGGTCGCTGGGCGCTGCAGTCTGAGCAGTACCTCCGCTTCTTTGGCGGCTCTCGGGACTACCTGTCCTGCTTTGCCCAGGTGATCACAGATGCAGAGCTGTGGGCAGTGCACCTGGCTCTGCATCCCCAGGCCAACCTGCTGTCTGTGGCCCGTAAGCGTTATGCCCACCTCTCTATGGAGGATGGGGAAATTGCTGTGGATCTGAACATTCCCTGGGGTGTGGCAGCGCTCCTGACCCTTGTCTACCAGGAAGGAAAGTATTGCCTAAAGACCTGTGACAGCCGGTTCCTCGGCAATGATGGAAAGCTCTTAATGGAGAGTGGGAGAGCCACAGCATACACGTTGGAGCTGAAGTGTGGGAAGCTGGCCTTCAAAGACTGTGAGGGGAAGTATTTGTCTCCCATGGGTCCTACAGGGACCCTGAGGTCCGGACGATGTTCAAAGCCAGGCAAAGATGAACTATTTGACCTGGAGGAGAGCCACCCTCAAGTAGTTCTGACAGCAGCCAATGGGCGATATGTCTCCATAAGACAAG GAGTGAGCCTTGCAGCCAATCAGGAAGATGAGACAGACATGGAGACGTTTCAGATGGAGATTGACAAGGAAACCAAGAAGTGCACGTTCCGCACCAGCCAAGGGAACTGCTGGGCTCTGGTGGCTCATGGAGGCGTCCAGTGTACTGCAACTGAAGT GTCAGCAAACACCATGTTCTCAGTGGAGTGGCTTGGCCACAAGGTGGCACTAAAAGCCAGCAATGGCAAATACATCTGTACCAAGAAAAACGGCCAGTTAGTCGCTGTCAGTGACTCCATCG GGGATGATGAACAGTTCACTCTGAAACTCATCAACCGACCCATGCTTATCCTTAGAGGAGAGAATGGATTCATCTGCCACCACAGAAACTCGAACACACTGGATGCCAGCAGATCTGTCTATGACATTTTCACTCTGCAATTCAGCAATGGAGCCTACCATATTAAAG GTGCTGATGGCCGGTTCTGGTACGTGAACAGTGCCGGGCTGGTGTGTTCAGATGGCGAAGCCCCTGAGGATTTCACTCTGGAGCTCCTTGAGCACGGTCGTCTCGCCATCCGTGGCAAGAATGGCAAATACCTGCGTGGAGACCAGGGAGGCACACTTAAGGGAGATGGACTCAGTCTGAGCAACTCAGCCCTCTGGGAGTACTAA